One part of the Solea solea chromosome 1, fSolSol10.1, whole genome shotgun sequence genome encodes these proteins:
- the LOC131459478 gene encoding elastase-1-like — protein sequence MCALPCSIMIWLVPLLSCLGLIYAEESFNHKVHNERVVGGNNASPNTWKWQVSLQYDSSNQHSFYHLCGGSLITSTFVMTAAHCIISFDAGHYLVVVGEYNLDEYEGSEQLVGVKTIVVHPGWNGQLGNGNDIALLKLTSHIYDNGYVALAVLPAPGETLPHDFSCYVTGWGLMDYYGGVPPIMQEALIKVVEHKVCSSPDWWGAIALRSMVCAGGDEVISGCQADSGGPLSCHTNGAWRVHGVVSYGPSGYCNQVTKPTVFTRVSSFMDWIGDVLGSY from the exons ATGTGCGCCTTACCCTGCTCCATCATGATTTGGCTCGTGCCTCTTCTGTCCTGCCTCG GGCTGATTTATGCCGAGGAATCTTTCAACCATAAGGTCCACAATGAGAGAGTCGTAGGAGGCAACAATGCCAGTCCCAACACCTGGAAATGGCAg gTCTCTCTCCAGTATGACTCGAGCAACCAGCACTCGTTTTACCACTTGTGTGGAGGCAGTCTTATTACCAGCACGTTCGTCATGACTGCTGCCCACTGTATCATCAG TTTTGACGCTGGTCATTACCTTGTCGTGGTGGGCGAGTACAACCTGGACGAGTACGAGGGCAGCGAGCAGCTCGTAGGCGTGAAGACAATTGTTGTCCATCCTGGCTGGAATGGACAACTTGGCAATgg AAATGATATTGCTCTCTTGAAACTGACCAGTCACATATATGACAACGGCTACGTGGCCCTCGCCGTCCTTCCCGCTCCAGGAGAGACGCTGCCTCATGATTTCAGCTGTTATGTCACCGGCTGGGGGCTCATGGACT ACTATGGGGGCGTTCCTCCCATCATGCAGGAGGCTCTCATCAAAGTGGTGGAGCATAAAGTCTGTTCATCGCCCGACTGGTGGGGCGCCATTGCCCTGAGGAGCATGGTGTGTGCTGGAGGGGACGAAGTCATATCAGGTTGCCAG GCCGACTCCGGTGGACCCCTGAGCTGCCACACCAACGGAGCCTGGAGAGTCCACGGTGTGGTCAGCTACGGTCCGTCTGGTTACTGCAACCAGGTCACCAAACCCACCGTCTTCACCAGGGTGTCGTCCTTCATGGACTGGATCGGTGAC GTTTTGGGCAGTTATTAG
- the LOC131459470 gene encoding elastase-1-like encodes MCALPCSIMIWLVPLLSCLGLIYAEESFNHKVHNERVVGGNNASPNTWKWQVSLQYDSSNQHSFYHLCGGSLITSTFVMTAAHCIISFDAGHYRVVVGEYNLDEYEGSEQFVGVETIVVHPGWNGQLGNGNDIALLKLTSHIYENGYVALADIPAPGETLPHDFSCFITGWGLMDYNGGVTPIMQEALIKVVEHKVCSLPNWWGAIALRSMVCAGGDEVISGCQGDSGGPLSCHTNGAWRVHGVVSYGPAGYCNQVTKPTVFTRVSSFMDWIRDVLGSY; translated from the exons ATGTGCGCCTTACCCTGCTCCATCATGATTTGGCTCGTGCCTCTTCTGTCCTGCCTCG GGCTGATTTATGCCGAGGAATCTTTCAACCATAAGGTCCACAATGAGAGAGTCGTAGGAGGCAACAATGCCAGTCCCAACACCTGGAAATGGCAg gTCTCTCTCCAGTATGACTCGAGCAACCAGCACTCGTTTTACCACCTGTGTGGAGGCAGTCTTATTACCAGCACGTTCGTCATGACTGCTGCCCACTGTATCATCAG TTTTGACGCTGGTCATTACCGTGTCGTGGTGGGCGAGTACAACCTGGACGAGTACGAGGGCAGCGAGCAGTTTGTAGGCGTGGAGACAATTGTTGTCCATCCTGGCTGGAATGGACAACTTGGCAATgg AAATGATATTGCTCTCTTGAAACTGACCAGTCACATATATGAAAACGGCTACGTGGCCCTCGCCGACATTCCCGCTCCAGGAGAGACGCTGCCTCATGATTTCAGCTGTTTTATCACCGGCTGGGGGCTCATGGACT ACAATGGGGGCGTTACTCCCATCATGCAGGAGGCTCTCATCAAAGTGGTGGAGCATAAAGTCTGTTCATTGCCCAACTGGTGGGGCGCCATTGCCCTGAGGAGCATGGTGTGTGCTGGAGGGGACGAAGTCATATCAGGTTGCCAG GGCGACTCCGGTGGACCCCTGAGCTGCCACACCAACGGAGCCTGGAGAGTCCACGGTGTGGTCAGCTACGGTCCGGCTGGTTACTGCAACCAGGTCACCAAACCCACCGTCTTCACCAGGGTGTCGTCCTTCATGGACTGGATCCGTGAC GTTTTGGGCAGTTATTAG
- the LOC131472851 gene encoding elastase-1-like, translating into MCALPCSIMIWLVPLLSCLGLIYAEESFNHKVHNERVIGGNNASPNTWKWQVSLQYDSSNQDSFYHLCGGSLISSTFVMTAAHCIISFDAGHYRVVVGEYNLDEYEGSEQFVRVEAIVVHPGWNGQLGNGNDIALLKLTSHIYDNGYVAIAELPAPGEMLPHDFNCYITGWGLMDYYGGVPSIMQEAPIRVVEHKVCSSPNWWGSIALRSMVCAGGDGVISGCQGDSGGPLSCHTNGAWRVHGVVSYGPAGYCNQVTKPTVFTRVSSFMDWIRDVLGSY; encoded by the exons ATGTGTGCCTTACCCTGCTCCATCATGATTTGGCTCGTGCCTCTTTTGTCCTGCCTCG GGCTGATTTATGCCGAGGAATCTTTCAACCATAAGGTCCACAATGAGAGAGTCATAGGAGGCAACAATGCCAGTCCCAACACCTGGAAATGGCAg gTCTCTCTCCAGTATGACTCGAGCAACCAGGACTCGTTTTACCACCTGTGTGGAGGCAGTCTTATTAGCAGCACGTTCGTCATGACTGCTGCCCACTGTATCATCAG TTTTGACGCTGGTCATTACCGTGTCGTGGTGGGCGAGTACAACCTGGACGAGTACGAGGGCAGCGAGCAGTTCGTACGCGTGGAGGCGATTGTTGTCCATCCTGGCTGGAACGGACAACTTGGCAATgg AAATGATATTGCTCTCTTGAAACTGACCAGTCACATATATGACAACGGCTACGTGGCCATCGCCGAACTTCCCGCTCCAGGAGAGATGCTGCCTCATGATTTCAACTGTTATATCACCGGCTGGGGGCTCATGGACT ACTATGGGGGCGTTCCTTCCATCATGCAGGAGGCTCCCATCAGAGTGGTGGAGCATAAAGTCTGTTCATCGCCCAACTGGTGGGGCTCCATTGCCCTGAGGAGCATGGTGTGTGCTGGAGGGGACGGAGTCATATCAGGTTGCCAG GGCGACTCCGGTGGACCCCTGAGCTGCCACACCAACGGAGCCTGGAGAGTCCACGGTGTGGTCAGCTACGGTCCGGCTGGTTACTGCAACCAGGTCACCAAACCCACCGTCTTCACCAGGGTGTCGTCCTTCATGGACTGGATCCGTGAC GTTTTGGGCAGTTATTAG